A region from the Candidatus Electrothrix scaldis genome encodes:
- the dapA gene encoding 4-hydroxy-tetrahydrodipicolinate synthase — protein sequence MTIQGKNIQGAFTAIVTPMRDGKVDQQSLTDLINFQIDNGIHGLVPCGTTGESATLGFDEHKRVIDITVKVVDGRVPVIAGTGANSTAEAIELTESAKASGADAVLSVAPYYNKPSQEGLYQHFKAIIDAVDIPMVLYNVPSRTVVNMTPATTARLAELPNVIAIKEACGCLNQISEVIRLCPKDFIVLSGDDFTSMPTVLIGGKGVISVTSNVDPAGMAAMMEAALQGDLAKANEIHYKLFALMGTMFCYPNPAPAKKGLHLMGKIATPEVRLPMTEMNEASLNKLTAEMKAVGLI from the coding sequence ATGACGATACAAGGAAAAAATATCCAAGGTGCTTTTACCGCCATTGTCACCCCAATGCGGGATGGCAAGGTTGATCAACAAAGTCTGACTGATTTGATTAATTTCCAGATCGACAACGGCATCCACGGCCTGGTGCCCTGCGGAACCACAGGCGAATCTGCAACCCTGGGCTTTGACGAGCATAAACGAGTCATTGATATCACTGTTAAGGTGGTTGACGGACGTGTACCGGTCATTGCCGGAACCGGTGCTAACAGCACAGCTGAAGCTATTGAGTTAACCGAATCAGCTAAGGCCAGTGGTGCAGATGCAGTTCTCTCTGTAGCGCCTTATTATAATAAGCCGAGCCAGGAAGGTCTGTACCAGCATTTTAAAGCCATTATCGATGCTGTGGATATTCCTATGGTGCTCTATAATGTACCGAGTCGTACTGTCGTCAACATGACTCCAGCAACAACAGCTCGTCTGGCCGAACTGCCCAACGTTATTGCTATTAAAGAGGCCTGCGGCTGCCTCAATCAGATCTCTGAGGTTATTCGCCTTTGCCCGAAAGACTTTATTGTTCTGTCTGGTGATGACTTCACCTCCATGCCCACCGTGCTTATCGGCGGAAAGGGTGTTATCTCGGTGACCTCCAACGTTGATCCGGCAGGTATGGCCGCCATGATGGAGGCAGCCCTACAGGGTGATCTGGCCAAGGCCAATGAGATCCATTACAAGCTCTTTGCCCTGATGGGGACCATGTTTTGCTATCCCAACCCGGCCCCGGCCAAGAAGGGACTGCACCTGATGGGTAAGATCGCCACCCCTGAGGTGCGCCTGCCCATGACGGAAATGAATGAGGCTTCCTTGAATAAGCTGACCGCAGAGATGAAAGCCGTTGGCTTGATCTGA
- the dapF gene encoding diaminopimelate epimerase — protein sequence MQTPDFPVPFVKMSGTGNDFIIIDHRKPVLAPEAMADFAAKVCRRKFSAGADGLILIEDSSEADFQWQFFNADGSVAEMCGNGARCAARFAFLQGIAPAEMRFATLAGIIEASVSEKDVAVKMTDPVDLKMDQRITVDGKEYTVHSIDTGVPHAVVFVDDIEQTDVRTLGSFIRHHQAFMPAGTNVNFAQRQGDAIKVRTYERGVEDETLACGTGAAASAIIAALLGQAASPVNIITSGGDRLTILFDIKEGMEKGAEGAVQNVFLKGPAYTIYSGTFDAEALL from the coding sequence ATGCAGACACCTGACTTTCCTGTCCCCTTTGTGAAGATGAGCGGCACAGGCAATGATTTCATCATTATTGATCACCGTAAACCAGTACTTGCCCCTGAGGCGATGGCAGACTTTGCGGCCAAGGTTTGCCGGAGAAAATTTTCCGCTGGTGCAGATGGTTTGATCCTTATTGAGGATTCCTCTGAGGCAGACTTCCAATGGCAGTTCTTCAACGCAGACGGCTCAGTTGCGGAGATGTGCGGTAACGGTGCCCGTTGTGCGGCCCGCTTTGCCTTTTTGCAGGGTATTGCCCCGGCAGAGATGCGCTTTGCCACCTTGGCTGGCATTATTGAGGCCTCTGTCTCTGAAAAGGATGTTGCCGTGAAGATGACCGATCCCGTGGACCTGAAAATGGACCAGCGCATCACTGTGGACGGGAAAGAATACACGGTTCACAGCATTGATACCGGTGTCCCCCATGCCGTGGTCTTTGTCGATGATATCGAGCAGACTGATGTCCGCACCTTAGGGAGTTTCATCCGCCATCATCAGGCCTTTATGCCTGCTGGTACCAATGTGAACTTTGCCCAGAGGCAAGGAGATGCCATCAAGGTCCGGACTTATGAGCGGGGCGTGGAAGATGAGACCCTGGCCTGCGGAACAGGGGCAGCAGCCTCAGCCATCATTGCCGCACTCCTGGGTCAGGCCGCCTCTCCGGTCAACATCATTACCTCCGGTGGTGATCGTCTGACTATCCTGTTCGATATCAAAGAGGGCATGGAGAAAGGTGCTGAAGGAGCTGTCCAGAATGTCTTTCTCAAGGGACCGGCGTATACCATTTATTCTGGAACATTCGACGCTGAGGCCTTGCTGTAA